Sequence from the Fodinibius salicampi genome:
TTTTCATGAATCAAAGCTATAGAATTAATGCGCATTTGACTCTCTTTTAGTACTTCTACAGCCTCTTCCGAAGTGGTATTATAGGCCTGCAATTCAAGCAACCCGGTAATAACGGCCAGATTATTTTTAACCCGGTGATGGATTTCGGCCAAAAGAACCTCTTTCTCTTTCAGGGATTCCTTAATCTTATTTTCTGCTTGTTTGTTTTCCGTCACATCCACGTATAGTCCATAAATCGCGATCGTCTCGTTCTGTACCTTCACAGGCACCCCATAAATCAAAACATCGACAACACTCCCATCTTTACAACGTCTCTTCCCCGAGGTCTGTGCCGTATTCCCATTATATATCCTCTTAGATACTTCATAGGCATCACTTTTAGCATCCTCCGGTACAATAACTTCATCAATATTTTTACCCTTAATTTCCTCTGTGGTGAAGCCAAATACATTGGTAAAGGATTCATTCACAAACTGTAGTTCCTGATCCTCATTCATAAACGCAATGCCGATAGGAGCATTCTGAAAAAGCTGCCGAAATTTTTCCTCGCTCCGACGTATTTTCTCTTCGGCTTCGTATCGCTCACTGATATCACGGGCAATGGTGATAACAACATCATCTCCAAAATATTTTCCGGGATTAGCGACGACTTCTTTTGGGAAAATTTCACCATTTTTTCTTTGTCCCCACCACTCAAAACTCTGCGGAGATCCATTCAGGGCCTTTTGAATAAGCTGATGAGTATCCTCAATATCTACCTTATTTTTTGCTGCCAGAAACTCAGGCGTTTTCCCAATGAAGTAATCACGTTTGTATCCATACATCTCTTCAGCGCCGCGATTGACCTCTAAGAAACACCCTTCTTTATCCTGTATATAAATTGCGTCGCTTATAGAATCAAAGAGATCTTTAAAACTCTCCAAGCTCGACCGGTATTGTTTGACAATCTTTTTATTATGTGTGGTATCAACCAGGGTCCCCACCACTGCAGGCGCTCCGGCATATTTAATTGGAGATCCAAAAATATTTACATGAATTACCTGATCATTCTTTGTGATCCCTCTAAATCCATATTCAACCGATTCCTCGACCTGCTGAATTCGATCAGTAACATTTTGCTGCACTTGCTTCAGGTCATCCGGATGAGCCAAGTCAGTAATACTATATTTATTTTCAACTTCTTCTTTTGCGTAGCCAAAAATCTCGGCAAAACGGGGATTTACATAGCGGAATACCCCATCCTGTATCAAAAAGATACCTACCAATGACTCTTCAGAAAGAGCCCTGAACAAATTTTGAGACTCTCTTTTTTCCGTAATATCTGCGATCAGTGCACGGGCAGAACGCAGACTCCCATATTCATCATACAGTAACGAGTTATACCATTTATAATAGCGTACCTGTCCCCCTTTCGTACGTATCCTACTTTCTATTGTATATTGGGCTTGCTGATCCTTTATATTATTTTTGCATTTTTCTTTCCAGTCAACAAATGTATTTTCAGGCAGGATATCCTCCAAAAAAGCTTTTTCTCCTTTGGCTTCCTCTTCTTTCCATCCTAAAAGTTCTTCTGCCTGTTCGGACCAGTAGTTAATCCTATAATTGACATCCCATCCTATTTCAGCAAGGGGAAAATTAGCCTTATGGGCTTCCAACTTGGGATATTGGTTTGGGTCGCTTTCCTGGTGGTTGATTTGTTCCGATATATCATGGGCAACTGCGAACTTTGCCAGTTGACCTTCAAAATTAAACTGATGGTAGGTCAGCTGTACAAAAAATTCTTCTCCTATTTTACTTCTGTGAATCCAAATCGAATTATTTTCATTAAGATCATTTATTATCTCCCTATGGGTTGATCTCTCTCCTAGATCATAAAAGTTCATCCCACACAATTCATCATAGGCATATCCGTATTTTTTCAAAACAGCCTCATTAACATCTAAAATGTCGTGGGAGCAATCATCCAAAATAAACAGTAGCTGGTTCGATAGGTAGGAAGAATTTTTCTGATGCATTAAAAGTAAATAAAGTTAATGATTTTATACTTTCAGCGAGTTCTAATATATCGTGATCTGCCAAAAAATAAAGAAAAAAATAGCCTGTCCCTCTTTTCTAATTTTTATATCTTTAAGGGCTTAATTACAGAAATAAATCTTTAATAGCATATTAACCTGCCGAATGGCTGACCAAATTACGATTACTTTACCCGACGGAACACAGAAGCAATATCCCAAGGGTATAACCGGACGTGAAATTTCGGAATCTATCTCTATGGGATTAGCACGGGAAGCACTGAGTATTACACTCGACGATGAAATATTGGATTTAGATCGTCCGATTGAAGAAAGCGGGAATATTACCATTAATACCTGGGATAGTGAAGACGGTCAGTACACCTTTTGGCACTCATCAGCTCACCTCCTGGCCGAAGCTATTCAGGAACTTTATCCCAATACCAAGTTTGGAATTGGTCCACCAGTTGAAAACGGCTTTTATTATGATATTGATTTTGGAGACCAAACCATAGGACAGGACGATCTCGATGAGATCGAAGATATGATGATTGAACTGGCCCGTAAGAAATCGGAGTTCAACCGAAGAAAAGTTTCCAAACAAGAAGCTCTTAATTTTTATAAAGAACAGGATAACGAATATAAGGTAGATCTTATAGAAGATCTGGAAGATGGTGAAATCACCTTTTATACTCAGGGCGAATTTACTGATCTTTGCCGTGGGCCGCATATTCCGAATACGGGTCGTATTAAGGCGGTTAAGCTAACCGGACTGGCCGGTGCATACTGGCGTGGAGATAATGAAAGTGAACAGCTTACCCGTATTTATGGTATTAGCTTTCCAAAGCAAAAGTTACTGAAGAAATATCTTAAACGAGTTGAGGAGGCCAAGAAACGAGATCATAAAAAGCTTGGCAAAGAGCTGGAACTCTATATGATCGACTCGATGATCGGCCAAGGATTACCGGTTTGGTTGCCCAATGGAACGGTAATACGCCGGGAACTGGAGGCCTTTTTAAGAGAGGAGCAGAAAAAAAGAGGATACAAGGAAGTTATCACACCTCATATTGGGAATCTGGAATTGTACCGTACCTCCGGACATTATCCCTATTACCGGGAATCACAGTACAATCCTATCCAGGTCGAAGATGAGGAATACCTGCTTAAACCGATGAATTGTCCGCACCATCATCGTATCTACTCGAATAAAATGCATAGCTATCGTGATCTGCCACTTCGACTGGCAGAGTTCGGAAACGTGTATCGGTTTGAGCAATCCGGGGAGTTGAGTGGTATGTCTAGAGTCCGCGGTTTCACCCAGGATGATGCTCATATTTATTGCACACACGATCAGCTTAAAGATGAAATCAAAAACTGTTTGGAACTTACTGAGCTCGTTTTTGGTATCTTTGATATGCCGGTGGATATCCGATTGTCTTTCCGTGATGATAATGAAGAAAAATACGGGGGCAAGACAGAATTCTGGGACCGGGCCGAACAAGAAATAAGAGAAGTGGCCGATGAAGAAGAACTCGACTACACCATCGGTCGCGGTGAGGCCAGCTTTTATGGACCTAAGATTGACTTTATTATCCGTGATGCTATTGGACGAAAATGGCAGCTGGGAACCATCCAAGTTGACTATGTAATGCCCGAACGATTTGATTTGAATTATGTAGGATCCGACAATCAGAAACACCGTCCGGTAATAATTCACAGAGCTCCTTTTGGTTCCATGGAGCGGTTCACCAGCATTCTAATAGAACACTTTGCCGGAGATTTCCCTGTTTGGTTGGCACCAACACAGGTTGAAATAATTCCCGTATCCGATGATTCTAACAATTATGCTTATAAATGTGCTTCAACACTTGCAGAAAATGACGTTCGTGTTGAAGTAGATGACCGAAGTGAAAAAGTCGGAGGAAAAATTCGTGATGCTGAAACGAGCAAGATTCCATATATGTTAATAGTAGGTAGTGATGAAGAGTCGGAAGGAACTGTTTCGGTTCGCCGGCATAAAGAAGGTGATATTGGAACTTTTGATTTTTCTGATTTTATTTCTAATCTCACTGATGAGATTAAAAATAAAGAACTACCACAACACTAACTTAATTTTAATAAAACCACAGAGGTTACTATCGCAAGAACCAGACGACGAAGACCACGGGGCAACGAAGACCGCCCTAATGCTAATGAGGAAATCAGATCATCCAAAGTCAGAGTTATTCATCCCGAAGATGCTGACAAAGAGCACGAGGTTGTACCTATAGATCGTGCTCGTGAAATAGCTGAATCTTATGGGCTTGATCTTGTTGAAGTGGCACCCAATGCTGAACCACCGGTTTGCAAGGTGCTCGACTTCGGCAAGTATATGTACAAGAAGAAAAAGAAGGAAAAAGAAGCCAAAAAGAAACAGCATACGGTACAAGTTAAAGAACTCCGGTTTAGACCTAATACCGACGACCACGATCTCGAATTCAAAACCCGTCATGCTCGCGGATTTCTTGAAGATGGTGATAAAGTTAAGGCGACCGTTCAATTTCGTGGCCGGGATATGCTCTACACTGAACGCGGTAAGGAACTGCTCATGGATTTAGCAGAAGAACTTAACGATATCAGCGAGATTGAAACAAAGCCTAACATGGAAGGTCGCCGAATGATTATGATGTTGGCTCCTTCAGGAAAAGGCGGGGCTTAATTAAAGTAATATCAACGCTTTTGTTGATATTTGGGGATAAAATCTTTTATAATAAATATTCTCAGTATAGAGTTTATTCTCTAAACTCTTATGCTTATCTTTGAAGCCTTTTAATTCCAAGAAATTCTATACAGGTGTTTCGTTATGCCAAAGATGAAATCTAACAGTGGAGCGAAAAAACGCTTTAGAAAAACCAGTTCTGGTAAAATTAAGCGTAAAAAGGCTGGAAAAAGCCATATCCTCACTAAGAAACGAAGTAAAAGAAAGCGTAAACTCGGTAAGACTACTTTGGTCGACAAGACTCAAAAGAAGGATGTCGAACAAATGCTTCCTTACAAATAACGTTTCTATACATTTAAATTAAACATTAACACTTAAACATTAGACAAAATGCCACGTTCAAGAAATAAGGTGGCTTCCCGTCGCCGTCGCCGCAAGATTTTAAAACAGGCGAAAGGTTACTGGGGCAAGCGAAAAAATGTTTATCGTTTTGCGAAAAACGCGGTAGAAAAAGGGATGCTATATCAGTATCGCGACCGTAAAGTTCGTAAACGAGAATTCCGGAAGCTCTGGATTACACGCATTAATGCTGCTGCCCGACAAAACGGTTCAACCTATTCAAGGCTGATGGGGGCCCTTAACAAGAAAGATATTCAGATCAATCGTAAGGTATTAGCAGATCTTGCCGTAAATGATCCGGATGCTTTCACTGCTATTGTAGAAGAAGCATCTAATTAATAGTATTATTCTATATAAAAGCCGATCCGCCAATATTTCTGGATGGATCGGCTTTTTTTATTTTTAAGGATTAGATAAGTTAGACCTTCCCTGCACACCCTGATATCTTATCCTAATTTGTCTGGTTTGCATATACACATAAAAGCATATAATTATATCGATTACTGAAATTTCATGCTCGACGATATCCAAGAACTGAAAGAAGAAGTCATTAATTATAATATCTCCACTGAAGACGAACTAGAGGAGTTTCGGCTGGAATTTCTATCCCGCAATGGAAAAGTCCAGAATATGTTTTCCCGGATGAGTGAAGTGCCCAATGAAAAAAAAGCCAAAGTGGGAAGAGCCATGAATGAAGTTAAAAATCTGGCTCAACAAACATTTAACGAGCATAAAAAACGACTGGCCCGTAAGCAAACGTCTGATATAAAAGCGACGGATGATCTTTCACTTCCGGCTCCGCCTCTCTCCTCGGGCTCCTACCATCCGCTAACCCAAACGATGGAGGAAATGAAAAATATTTTCTATCGCCTCGGTTTTTCTATTGCAGATGGTCCGGAAGTAGAGGATGATTTTCATAATTTTACAGCGCTCAATTTTCCTCCCAATCACCCGGCCCGTGACGAACAGGATACCTTTTTTATCCGGAAAGACGAGAATCCCAATGTAGATGACCTCGTACTTCGCACACACACCTCCCCTGTTCAAATACGACTGATGCAAGAAAAAGAACCACCGATACGAACCATCATGCCCGGGCGTGTTTACCGAAATGAGGCAGTATCACCCAAGTCCTATTTCCTTTTTCACCAGGTTGAGGCCCTCTATATTGATACGGATGTTAGTGTTGCTGAGCTCAAAGAAACCCTTATAAGCTTTGCTAAGCTAATGTTTGGCAGTGATGTAAAATATCGACTTCGACCGGGTTTTTTTCCCTTTACAGAACCCAGTCTTGAAATGGATATCTGGTGGGAAACCCCGAATTCATCGAACGACGGACGCTGGCTGGAAATTTTAGGATCCGGAATGGTGGATCCAAATGTATTGAAAGCAGTGGATATCGATCCTGAAAAATATACCGGATATGCCTGGGGAATGGGCGTTGAACGCATTGCCCTGCTCCGCCACGAGATAGATGATATCCGAATCTTTTATGAAAACGACATTCGATTCTTAGAACAGTTTCACTAACCAAATTCTGAACTGAACGCAGATGATTTAGATCAATCCAAGCGTAGAACCGCTTACCTGAACGGTACCATTCGTTAGATTGATTTAAAATCAATAAACAATGATCAAATAAATGAAAATTTCTTACAACTGGCTTTCTGAATTTATTAATTTAGAACTTACTCCTGAAGAAACCGCCGAAAAGCTCACTCTTATCGGCCTGGAAGTTGAAGAGGTTTCCTCTTATGGAAGTAAGCTGGAAGGGGTAGTAGTCGGTGAAGTGTTAGACGTTAAGGAACATCCCAATGCCGACCGCCTGCGAATATGCTCAGTGAACCTGGGAGATGAAGAAGTACAAATAATTTGCGGGGCCAATAATGTAGCCGCCGGACAAAAAGTCCCCGTTGCAACGGTCGGTACGACGCTTCCTGTCGAAACGGAAAACGGTGAGCCTTTTACCATCCGTAAGGCCAAACTGCGGGGCGAAAAATCTACCGGCATGATCTG
This genomic interval carries:
- a CDS encoding PAS domain S-box protein; protein product: MHQKNSSYLSNQLLFILDDCSHDILDVNEAVLKKYGYAYDELCGMNFYDLGERSTHREIINDLNENNSIWIHRSKIGEEFFVQLTYHQFNFEGQLAKFAVAHDISEQINHQESDPNQYPKLEAHKANFPLAEIGWDVNYRINYWSEQAEELLGWKEEEAKGEKAFLEDILPENTFVDWKEKCKNNIKDQQAQYTIESRIRTKGGQVRYYKWYNSLLYDEYGSLRSARALIADITEKRESQNLFRALSEESLVGIFLIQDGVFRYVNPRFAEIFGYAKEEVENKYSITDLAHPDDLKQVQQNVTDRIQQVEESVEYGFRGITKNDQVIHVNIFGSPIKYAGAPAVVGTLVDTTHNKKIVKQYRSSLESFKDLFDSISDAIYIQDKEGCFLEVNRGAEEMYGYKRDYFIGKTPEFLAAKNKVDIEDTHQLIQKALNGSPQSFEWWGQRKNGEIFPKEVVANPGKYFGDDVVITIARDISERYEAEEKIRRSEEKFRQLFQNAPIGIAFMNEDQELQFVNESFTNVFGFTTEEIKGKNIDEVIVPEDAKSDAYEVSKRIYNGNTAQTSGKRRCKDGSVVDVLIYGVPVKVQNETIAIYGLYVDVTENKQAENKIKESLKEKEVLLAEIHHRVKNNLAVITGLLELQAYNTTSEEAVEVLKESQMRINSIALIHEKLYQREDLSQISFDTYVEQLLKVVVSSMHTDTTKVDVHIDADPVDLTVNQAIPCGLILNELITNAYKHAFKEKPDGNIWISVQEKEEMVTLNVKDDGIGMPEDTSIKNPKSLGIQLINTLSEQLQGQISYIPENSGTHFQMQFYLED
- the thrS gene encoding threonine--tRNA ligase; amino-acid sequence: MADQITITLPDGTQKQYPKGITGREISESISMGLAREALSITLDDEILDLDRPIEESGNITINTWDSEDGQYTFWHSSAHLLAEAIQELYPNTKFGIGPPVENGFYYDIDFGDQTIGQDDLDEIEDMMIELARKKSEFNRRKVSKQEALNFYKEQDNEYKVDLIEDLEDGEITFYTQGEFTDLCRGPHIPNTGRIKAVKLTGLAGAYWRGDNESEQLTRIYGISFPKQKLLKKYLKRVEEAKKRDHKKLGKELELYMIDSMIGQGLPVWLPNGTVIRRELEAFLREEQKKRGYKEVITPHIGNLELYRTSGHYPYYRESQYNPIQVEDEEYLLKPMNCPHHHRIYSNKMHSYRDLPLRLAEFGNVYRFEQSGELSGMSRVRGFTQDDAHIYCTHDQLKDEIKNCLELTELVFGIFDMPVDIRLSFRDDNEEKYGGKTEFWDRAEQEIREVADEEELDYTIGRGEASFYGPKIDFIIRDAIGRKWQLGTIQVDYVMPERFDLNYVGSDNQKHRPVIIHRAPFGSMERFTSILIEHFAGDFPVWLAPTQVEIIPVSDDSNNYAYKCASTLAENDVRVEVDDRSEKVGGKIRDAETSKIPYMLIVGSDEESEGTVSVRRHKEGDIGTFDFSDFISNLTDEIKNKELPQH
- the infC gene encoding translation initiation factor IF-3 — its product is MARTRRRRPRGNEDRPNANEEIRSSKVRVIHPEDADKEHEVVPIDRAREIAESYGLDLVEVAPNAEPPVCKVLDFGKYMYKKKKKEKEAKKKQHTVQVKELRFRPNTDDHDLEFKTRHARGFLEDGDKVKATVQFRGRDMLYTERGKELLMDLAEELNDISEIETKPNMEGRRMIMMLAPSGKGGA
- the rpmI gene encoding 50S ribosomal protein L35; this translates as MPKMKSNSGAKKRFRKTSSGKIKRKKAGKSHILTKKRSKRKRKLGKTTLVDKTQKKDVEQMLPYK
- the rplT gene encoding 50S ribosomal protein L20, translating into MPRSRNKVASRRRRRKILKQAKGYWGKRKNVYRFAKNAVEKGMLYQYRDRKVRKREFRKLWITRINAAARQNGSTYSRLMGALNKKDIQINRKVLADLAVNDPDAFTAIVEEASN
- the pheS gene encoding phenylalanine--tRNA ligase subunit alpha, producing the protein MLDDIQELKEEVINYNISTEDELEEFRLEFLSRNGKVQNMFSRMSEVPNEKKAKVGRAMNEVKNLAQQTFNEHKKRLARKQTSDIKATDDLSLPAPPLSSGSYHPLTQTMEEMKNIFYRLGFSIADGPEVEDDFHNFTALNFPPNHPARDEQDTFFIRKDENPNVDDLVLRTHTSPVQIRLMQEKEPPIRTIMPGRVYRNEAVSPKSYFLFHQVEALYIDTDVSVAELKETLISFAKLMFGSDVKYRLRPGFFPFTEPSLEMDIWWETPNSSNDGRWLEILGSGMVDPNVLKAVDIDPEKYTGYAWGMGVERIALLRHEIDDIRIFYENDIRFLEQFH